The Candidatus Thermoplasmatota archaeon DNA window ATCTGTCGATGTCCTCTGAATCTATCATCTCCATGGCATCCAGCAGGTCATCGGGCTCGTCTCCCCGGATCCCGAAGAGGACAGGGCACGGAGAGTTTGGGGCAATCGCGACTCTCTCATTCAGATAATCGTAGTTGTTGAACGTGCACCGGGTCTTCGTGTCCATTCCCTTCACGGATCCGTCCGATATCCTCCGAGGAGACCCCCATTTCGAGCGTTCTCTGTACGTGATGATCTCATACGTCCGGTCCCTGGGCATCCAGGAGATCGCGGAACACGCACCGATCAGCCCTCTGCCGTTCTTGTACTTCTTCGTCTCGCCGAGGCCGGTGACCATCCTCTCGACCTCCGGGAGGGTCACGAGTCCCCTCACGGCTCGCCAGTACAACGACGGACTGGGCTTCTTCTGCAGTATCGCGAAGGCGGGATTGGTCTTGTCCTCATGGAAATGAGCGTATGTCTCCAGGATACTGGACAGCCGCTCGACCGCATCGTCTGGAATGGGGCCGGGAAGCTCTCTCTCGAAGGCGAACACCGATGTCCCCGAGATCTCGCCCGCGAAGAGCCTCCTTCCGCCTCGGCGGCCCATCCTGACGCAGATGGCGCCATTGCCTCTGGTCTTCCACGGTATGTTGGGATTCAGACGCACCAGCCTGGGATATCCTATCAAGTCCAAGTCGTCGAATTCCCTGATGATCTCGGACACTAGATACGTCGTGCACATCCCGGACAGGGAGTCCGTGTCGTCGACGCCGATGTAGATGTCAGCACCTCAGGGAGTAGAACCCAGCAGCAGAAATAAGCCTTTAGGAGAAAACCGAAAGCTCTATC harbors:
- a CDS encoding tRNA(Ile)(2)-agmatinylcytidine synthase, which translates into the protein MSEIIREFDDLDLIGYPRLVRLNPNIPWKTRGNGAICVRMGRRGGRRLFAGEISGTSVFAFERELPGPIPDDAVERLSSILETYAHFHEDKTNPAFAILQKKPSPSLYWRAVRGLVTLPEVERMVTGLGETKKYKNGRGLIGACSAISWMPRDRTYEIITYRERSKWGSPRRISDGSVKGMDTKTRCTFNNYDYLNERVAIAPNSPCPVLFGIRGDEPDDLLDAMEMIDSEDIDRWHLFLTNQGTDDHLIRKRISDIGEYESVIVAGRVTREPADIERGHVVFEIGDGTGSVECTVYEPSKQFRDVGRTLSLGDEVRVFGSVRDSPRTINLEKIEILKLGERFRKTGNPACPKCGKSMKSTGKGSGYRCRKCHTKAEEGSAKVVKVKRELELGPYEPPVCARRHLSKPLSRTGVVGNDLASLTRPRP